The following are from one region of the Amycolatopsis sp. QT-25 genome:
- a CDS encoding SRPBCC family protein yields the protein MRLDHEFTVPAPLDEVWKAVVDPERVAPCMPGATLTEVDGDAFKGTVKVKLGPISLLYKGTGQFVEKDADAKKVVMKAAGKDARGAGTASATVTLTLTEKDGVTHGAVATELAVTGKPAQFGRGMISEVGGKILDSFAESLSGRLGTSEPEEPRERPPLQAVKPVPEGEAIDLMEYAGGSVGKRMAPVLVVLAGVLLVVAIVRAVTQRTK from the coding sequence GTGCGGCTCGACCACGAATTCACCGTTCCCGCCCCGTTGGACGAGGTCTGGAAGGCCGTCGTCGACCCGGAACGGGTGGCGCCGTGCATGCCGGGCGCCACCCTCACCGAAGTCGACGGAGACGCCTTCAAAGGCACGGTGAAGGTCAAGCTCGGGCCGATCTCCTTGCTCTACAAGGGAACCGGCCAATTCGTCGAGAAGGACGCCGACGCGAAGAAGGTGGTCATGAAGGCCGCCGGAAAGGACGCCCGCGGGGCGGGCACGGCGTCGGCGACGGTGACGCTGACCCTGACCGAGAAGGACGGCGTCACCCACGGCGCCGTCGCCACCGAGCTGGCGGTCACCGGTAAACCGGCGCAGTTCGGGCGCGGGATGATCTCCGAGGTCGGCGGCAAGATCCTCGACTCGTTCGCGGAGAGCCTGTCCGGCAGACTCGGCACTTCCGAACCCGAGGAACCCCGGGAACGCCCGCCGTTGCAAGCGGTGAAGCCGGTGCCGGAGGGGGAGGCCATCGACCTGATGGAATACGCGGGCGGATCCGTGGGCAAACGGATGGCACCGGTGCTGGTGGTCCTCGCCGGGGTGCTCCTGGTCGTCGCGATCGTGCGGGCTGTGACGCAGCGGACGAAATAG
- a CDS encoding NAD(P)-binding domain-containing protein: protein MKADHEVDVAVIGAGQAGLSAAYHLRRAGFANEAGFVVLDHGKRPGGAWQYRWPSLVMEKVHGVYDLPGMSFGVPDPKQPAAEAVAEYFGRFERTYDLPVHRPVDVRSVSSEDARLVVASSRYVFPPRANQHSAAETWAARAVISATGTWDRPFWPYYPGQETFRGRQLHTADYTGVGDFRGKRVVVVGGGASAVQLLLEIAPFARSTRWVTRRPPVWRDEPFSEQWGREAVAEVDRRVREGLPPKSVVSVTDLAVTPEVRAGLDAGILDRHPMFRRITPDGVEWADGTFEPADLILWATGFRAAIDHLAPLRLRASGGGIRMDGTRVVAEPRLHLVGYGPSASTVGANRAGRAAVTEIRRLLGR, encoded by the coding sequence ATGAAGGCGGATCACGAAGTCGACGTGGCGGTGATCGGGGCGGGTCAGGCCGGTCTGTCCGCGGCGTATCACCTGCGCCGCGCGGGATTCGCCAACGAGGCGGGTTTCGTCGTGCTCGACCACGGCAAACGGCCTGGTGGCGCCTGGCAGTACCGGTGGCCTTCGCTGGTGATGGAAAAGGTCCACGGCGTCTACGACCTCCCCGGCATGTCCTTCGGCGTCCCGGACCCGAAACAGCCCGCGGCCGAGGCCGTCGCCGAGTACTTCGGCCGGTTCGAGCGTACCTACGATCTTCCGGTCCATCGGCCCGTCGACGTCCGGTCGGTGAGCTCCGAGGACGCTCGGCTGGTGGTCGCGAGCTCGAGGTACGTTTTCCCGCCGAGAGCGAATCAGCACAGCGCGGCCGAGACCTGGGCCGCCCGCGCGGTGATCAGCGCGACCGGGACCTGGGACCGGCCGTTCTGGCCGTACTACCCGGGCCAGGAGACCTTCCGCGGCCGCCAGCTGCACACCGCCGACTACACCGGCGTGGGCGACTTCCGCGGGAAACGCGTCGTCGTGGTCGGCGGAGGCGCGTCGGCCGTTCAACTGCTGCTGGAGATCGCCCCCTTCGCGCGCTCGACGCGCTGGGTGACGCGGCGTCCGCCGGTCTGGCGCGACGAGCCGTTCAGTGAGCAATGGGGCAGGGAGGCCGTCGCCGAGGTCGACCGGCGGGTCCGGGAGGGCCTGCCGCCGAAGAGTGTCGTGAGCGTGACCGATCTGGCGGTGACACCCGAGGTGCGCGCGGGGCTCGACGCGGGCATCCTCGACCGCCACCCGATGTTCCGGCGGATCACCCCGGACGGAGTGGAGTGGGCCGACGGCACTTTCGAGCCCGCCGACCTCATCCTGTGGGCCACCGGGTTCCGTGCCGCGATCGACCACCTCGCGCCGTTGCGCCTGCGCGCGTCCGGAGGCGGCATCCGGATGGACGGCACCCGGGTCGTCGCCGAGCCGAGGCTGCATCTGGTCGGCTACGGCCCGTCCGCCAGCACCGTCGGCGCGAACCGGGCGGGACGCGCGGCCGTCACCGAGATCCGGCGCCTGCTCGGACGCTGA
- a CDS encoding nuclear transport factor 2 family protein has translation MEDRRTPIDRAKFLRAGGAGAAALLATSLTGGAASAAPERAREHPNVTLIRRYYEAYGSGDLSALKQFFAPDIRWTIPGHHPLAGTKTGADEVVAFFGELARAGFRAEVLYLAADGDWVVDLHRGWSTTPAGLDLTWVLAYRVQGKRIAEAINFASDQHAADAFFWRRYPLARIPDRLARG, from the coding sequence GTGGAAGACCGAAGGACACCGATCGACCGGGCGAAGTTCCTGCGGGCAGGCGGGGCGGGCGCCGCCGCGCTGCTGGCCACGTCCTTGACCGGCGGAGCGGCGTCCGCCGCGCCGGAGCGAGCCCGGGAGCACCCCAACGTCACGCTGATCCGCCGCTACTACGAGGCCTACGGCTCCGGCGATCTGAGCGCCCTCAAGCAGTTCTTCGCACCGGACATCCGGTGGACGATCCCGGGGCACCATCCGCTCGCCGGGACGAAGACCGGCGCCGACGAGGTCGTCGCCTTCTTCGGCGAACTCGCCCGCGCCGGATTCCGGGCGGAGGTGCTGTACCTGGCCGCGGACGGCGACTGGGTGGTCGATCTGCACCGCGGCTGGAGCACCACGCCCGCCGGCCTGGACCTCACCTGGGTGCTCGCCTATCGCGTCCAGGGCAAGCGGATCGCCGAGGCGATCAACTTCGCCTCCGACCAGCACGCCGCCGACGCGTTCTTCTGGCGGCGATACCCGCTGGCGCGGATCCCCGACCGTCTCGCGAGGGGCTGA
- a CDS encoding xanthine dehydrogenase family protein subunit M, translating into MIPAPFDYVAPSTVDEAIRALAEAGEDAKVLAGGQSLLPVLRMRLATPTTLVDLGKVAELRGIRDDGDALVIGSMTTHHHVQRDALVAEHAAVLKAATDTVADPQIRHRGTFGGALAHADPAGDLLAPVLALGCELVVAGPGGRRTVAAADFFQDMFTTALAADELLVEVRVPKHTGWRAHYEKFNRVAQAWSMVAVAACVRTEAGTIEEARVALTNMGSTPVRAAGVEEALVGCAATAEAIRGAAGRAAEGTNPTADGDSDVEYRQHLARVLTGRAVLAAAGS; encoded by the coding sequence GTGATCCCGGCCCCGTTCGACTACGTCGCTCCGTCCACGGTGGACGAAGCGATCCGCGCGCTCGCCGAGGCGGGCGAGGACGCCAAGGTGCTGGCGGGCGGGCAAAGCCTGCTGCCGGTGCTGCGGATGCGGCTCGCCACCCCGACCACGCTGGTCGACCTGGGGAAGGTCGCCGAACTGCGTGGGATCCGCGACGACGGTGACGCGCTGGTCATCGGCTCGATGACCACGCATCACCACGTTCAGCGGGACGCGCTGGTCGCCGAGCACGCCGCGGTGCTCAAGGCCGCCACCGACACGGTGGCCGATCCGCAGATCCGCCACCGCGGCACGTTCGGCGGTGCCCTCGCGCACGCCGATCCCGCCGGCGACCTGCTCGCCCCCGTACTCGCGCTCGGCTGCGAACTCGTCGTCGCCGGGCCGGGCGGACGGCGGACGGTCGCCGCGGCGGACTTCTTCCAGGACATGTTCACCACCGCGCTCGCCGCGGACGAACTCCTGGTCGAGGTCCGGGTGCCGAAGCACACCGGCTGGCGCGCCCACTACGAGAAGTTCAACCGGGTCGCGCAGGCGTGGTCGATGGTCGCGGTCGCGGCCTGCGTCCGCACCGAGGCGGGCACCATCGAGGAGGCGCGGGTCGCGCTGACCAACATGGGCTCGACACCGGTGCGGGCGGCCGGGGTGGAGGAGGCGCTGGTCGGCTGCGCGGCCACCGCCGAGGCGATCCGCGGCGCGGCCGGACGCGCGGCCGAGGGCACGAACCCCACGGCCGACGGCGATTCCGATGTCGAATACCGGCAGCACCTCGCCAGGGTGCTGACCGGCCGGGCGGTCCTCGCCGCGGCGGGTTCTTGA
- a CDS encoding SDR family oxidoreductase, which produces MDDSRRRVLAAGAWGLAATAVASTGAAAASERSRGRFDGEVVLITGATSGIGAATARAMAAEGAKVFFCGRREKLGRQVAAGIRASGGEATFRRADIRVEADVRALVDQCVRRYGRLDIAVNNAGIESPRAVPLAEQSLADLENVWRTNTAGVFLGMKYEIPRMLAQGGGVIVNTASISAEVGFATIAPYNASKHGVTSLTKVAALEYADKNIRVNSFAPGAVDTPMLRRAAEAFGLTYEQIAQGYPIKRIVRPEEMATVVMWLSSPDSSAVTGTDVDASGGYLTG; this is translated from the coding sequence ATGGACGACTCACGCAGGCGAGTGCTGGCCGCGGGTGCCTGGGGGCTCGCGGCGACGGCCGTGGCGTCGACCGGCGCGGCCGCCGCCTCAGAACGGTCACGCGGCCGGTTCGACGGTGAAGTCGTGCTGATCACCGGTGCGACCTCGGGCATCGGTGCCGCCACGGCGCGGGCGATGGCGGCCGAGGGCGCGAAGGTGTTCTTCTGTGGCCGCCGCGAAAAGCTCGGCCGGCAGGTCGCGGCCGGGATCCGGGCGAGCGGCGGCGAGGCGACCTTCCGCCGCGCGGACATCCGGGTGGAGGCGGACGTGCGTGCTCTGGTCGACCAGTGCGTACGCCGTTACGGCCGCTTGGACATCGCCGTCAACAACGCGGGGATCGAAAGCCCGCGGGCGGTCCCGCTCGCCGAGCAGAGCCTGGCCGATCTGGAGAACGTCTGGCGCACCAACACGGCCGGGGTCTTCCTCGGGATGAAGTACGAGATCCCGAGGATGCTCGCGCAGGGTGGAGGCGTCATCGTCAACACCGCTTCGATCTCCGCGGAGGTCGGTTTCGCCACCATCGCGCCCTACAACGCGAGCAAGCACGGCGTCACGTCACTGACCAAGGTGGCGGCACTCGAGTACGCGGACAAGAACATCCGGGTCAACTCCTTCGCCCCGGGCGCCGTGGACACCCCGATGCTCCGCCGTGCCGCGGAAGCGTTCGGGCTGACCTACGAACAGATCGCGCAGGGCTACCCGATCAAGCGCATCGTACGACCGGAAGAGATGGCGACCGTGGTGATGTGGCTCAGCTCCCCGGATTCGAGCGCGGTGACAGGGACCGACGTCGACGCGAGCGGCGGTTACCTGACGGGCTGA